The genomic region aaatgacaaattttgacaaaatgaaccaaatgtaagtaaataaagtaTTAGTACTTCAAATATTAATAgatattatatgaaaatattaattgcACTGGGAgatttgctgctgagtgtgacgtggctgggaagagaatcagcacctccaagtctgaggccatggtgctccactggaaaaaggtggcttgccatctccaggttgaaggaaagtccttaccccaagtggaggagttcaagtatcctGAGGTTTagttcacaagtgagggaaggatggaacgtgagattgataGGCGGactggtgcagcggcagcagtaatgcggttgatgtaccACTCTGATAtgttaaagaaggagctgagccgaaaggcaaagctcttgatttacaggtcaatctacgttcctactctcacctacggTCATGAGCTATGGGtaatgaccaaaaggacaagatctcggatagaATCGTCCGAAATTACTTTCCTTtatagggtggcagggcgcatgCTTATAGAtaaggtgaggagctctgtcgcCCGGggggagctcagagtagagctgcggctcctccacatcgagagaagacAGCTGAGGTGGTTTggatctgtttcggatgcctcctggatgcctacatAGGGAGGTGTtctaggcatgtcccaccaggaggaaaGCTCggagaagacccaggacacgctggaggaacTCTCtgggctggcctgggaatgcctcgggatcagaggagctggaggaagtgtctggggaagaGGGAACTTTGGAGTTCTCTCCCAAGACTGCTGAAAAAGTggttgaaaattaatgaatgaatagtatattaaaatattgtagtATACTAACACACTcataaaattacttttgctgcttgttcaaaactacttatttaaaatcagttgaaTCAACAAAATTCTTACTTTTTAagagttgtttgtgtgtgtgtgtgaggggtggACCCTTATTGTTTTATGCTTTACTTAAACGATTTGTTTTGGGGCAACATGAAAACATTGTATGCGACTCAGCATATTTTactgtgttttacagtaaataataaaaataagttcaaAACATGCTGCTTTATGGATCTTTACATTTATCACCAAAAAGAGTTTTGCTATTGCTACAAACCCTGCTGTAAACCCATTGTCTTAAAagaaacaagttgactttacaaaaaataatgtaggtaaatccattgtaacttggaacacttaagttgacttaatttttattattatgtgaattgtatttacttttttaaaaataaaagtaaactaatcacttttttccaatacacattgtttttttccagcttttctgtatctagcaaaatgacagtaactaaaataaatctgctcttccagacaatgtgtcttctaaattcaaaACAGGCTATAATTGTACATTTATAGACTTTAAATATGTGAGTACAAtaagcattattttaaaaattaagtcaTCTTAACAGGTTTAAGTTACAATGCATTTACTTACAttgtttttgtaaagtcaacttgtttcttttaaggcaattggtttactcactttaagtaactaatcactttttacagtgtgtatacactcaaaaaatgatgttagCTGTTTGTTCATAGTActcatttaaaattagctgaaagaacacatttcttgatttttttgggttgtgggacaacttaattgttttatgttcaatccacttattttgtaaaaactaatttaatccattcatgcattttttacagtgtactgtttaGAGCCATATTTTCACAACAATAATTCTTCAAATTTAAATTGAAAACCACCACAACAACAATTAACAATAACagcaaatctaaataaatgaggtGTTATTAGAGAATACGATGACATCaacccttttttttttggtctgttgTAGGAGTTTCTCTCCAAAAAAGTCAATGGTGTCCATGACTTTCATTGGATTGGCCTAAGCGACAGTCAGATGGAGGGAGTGTGGCTTTGGGTGGACAACACCACACTAAACAATGACCCCTCGCAAGTAGCACTTTAAACCTCATCTATGACAATTAGTACTGAACAGTGAACCAATGAAACAGTTGTTCAGTTTTCCTTCACATACAGTAACCTAAATCAGTTCTTGACCTCATAGAtaagttttctctttgttttagaTGGGACACTCCCCCAGATGACTGGAAAGCTGAAAATCCTTTAGATGGAGAAGATTGTGTTATATTAAAGGGACGGAAGTGGGGGGACATTTCCTGCTTGAGGAAAGAGAAAAGGATCTGTGAGATTCATTGCTCTTCATCTTAATAATGCAGATCCAAAAGAACaaagattacttttattgctCGCATTTAGATACAGTTATCTATCAGCTTTAAACCTGTTTTATTTCTAGCAAATGAGTCATGAAGGGTTATTGGTGGTCATGTATGGTGCCATATAATAGTATGTTAGTAAATTAATCCATCATTTTGCACCTTGATTACTGAATTCGATAAGGTGATAGGCCTACtgcttcattttaattcattttaattcaaactTGTGATGTGTACCACAAGATGTATGGGCATGAGGAACTATTTTTCACTCAATATTGTTTCACAATTACAGTTGTGTCTGTTTTGAGTTTGTAAGTTTCTTGTGATCATTTGGTTAGTTTGAATTAAAACTAACACAACGGCTCAAAGTGTTTATTCAATACAGACTGCATCAAAGCAGCTTGACAGagatcaacaaaaataaataagataaatattaGTTGATTCAGTGTGTCGGAGTGAATTTCATCAACTTGAAGTAGGCTAGTTCAATTTAGCAATGTTATTTTTCAACTCGGTGACCctgtgggtagcgctgtcgcctcacggcaagaagtgTCGCTGATTCGAGctccagctgggtcatttggcatttgtATGGAGTTTGCTTGTTTCTCCCCtggttgccgtgggtttcctccgggtgcaaatacatgcgctgtaggtgaatttaataagctaaattggccgtagtgtatgtctgaGAGTAAATGCaagagggtatgggtgtttcccagtgctgggttgtggctggaagggcatccgttacataaaaaaaacatgctggataagttggcggttcattccgctgtggcgacccctgattattaaagggactaagatgaaaagaaaatgaatgaatgaattattcaacTCAAGTTAGTTTGATTCAGGCTACAGTTGAAGTTTTTTATCCAATGGTGTCAATGATGGTCATAGTGATACAATGAATGGTCAAAGTCATACATTTTGAAAGTTAAGTGATTTTAGACCACAATTATGCAAAGAACCCAAACTCCATCAGGTgactatgtaaaaaaataaattattcaattaaattaagttaaattaaaaaagaaagaaaaagaaaaagagtgggtgaaaccaggctcatttgagcatattttgaaatatatttacgTTGCTAGATCCAAAATAGGTAAATCCACAATATTTACAATTTGCATTCTGTGTTAAACAATTTACATGTTAAACtggtattattatatttaatttatagaattttgtctttttaaatgcaaGAAATGTAGGTGCCTTAATTTTGTGATACGTACGCATTATAAATTACAAAGATGTTAgcaactacactgcaaaaaaaaaataatcttggTTGCCTaaattcatattcttttcggcttagtccctttattaatccggggttgccacagcggaatgaaccgccagcttatccagcacgtttttacgcagcggatgcccttccagccacaacccgtcTCTGGGAAAGGTTGCCTTAAATTGTTAAGCTAAATCAagttaaccttatgagtccattgaacttatataatgttaaactgacttaaaacagatTGTGTAactttataaaattaagttaaaacatgatgatttaataagttacaatgaactaaaaacatgtgTTGTCAGGACTTAATGAtcaaatcatttttttacagtgtagtctttttttattttaaattagtcagggttttaatacaaataaaacatggtTCATTTTCTGGGagatacaaataaacacattaatttattttagaacAACCACATTCAACTCTTTGCTAAacaatttttattgtaaaatattgatAACCTAGTGATTATGATGAATGCGTATTAAATAGATTAtgcttaaaatat from Danio aesculapii chromosome 3, fDanAes4.1, whole genome shotgun sequence harbors:
- the LOC130220564 gene encoding C-type lectin domain family 4 member E — translated: MFVSCVKKIVIVFNLKEKLVLNKGRLYVFSSDVMDWSISRRRCQDLGGDLVVINSPEEQEFLSKKVNGVHDFHWIGLSDSQMEGVWLWVDNTTLNNDPSWDTPPDDWKAENPLDGEDCVILKGRKWGDISCLRKEKRICEIHCSSS